The Gossypium hirsutum isolate 1008001.06 chromosome D03, Gossypium_hirsutum_v2.1, whole genome shotgun sequence genomic interval GTATAAAAGATTGGACCTTTTAGATAAAATACCATCTTATCAATCATCTTTCTTCTAAGTTTTGGTACTCTTCAACATAATTGCAGTTTTTTATCTGTCTGTTACCACACTATCAAGGTAAATATGTTATATGACAAGATACCATTCTTCACCCCACTGATCCAGTGGGCCTCTGTTGGATGTCCATGCTATGACTTATAATACTCTTATTGTATTACAATTCTTCATTCCACTGTCCAGTGTTTTATTACTTTTATGGTTTTACAGGAAGACACTACTGCTTGGTTCTGGTATTGTGGCTGCTGGTGGAGCTGTTGCTTATTTACAATCACGGTTTAGTAGTAAAAAGCCTGATTCACCTGGTCATTACAATGGGACCCGAGATAAAAGAGAAAATTCAGATAAGGTccttaaaaagaataataatgtaAAGAGAACTAGAAAAAAGAAAGGTGGATTAAATTCCCTTCAGGTTTTAGTAGCATTTCTTTTATCCAAGATGGGCAAAGTTGGTGCAAGAGATCTTTTGGCTTTGGTGGGCACTGTGGTAAGCCTTTCTATTTGTGTTGCAACATACTGTGGTTTAATACTGTGTTTGATTCCCGAGTTTTTGttatcttttatcttttattagtTTCACATCAAACTTTTTAACTGCAATTGCAAACATTATTAAGAAAATAGACCAGATTAAAAAAAGGTTGGAGATTATTTGAGGTTTACCCTTCAAAAACGGGGCTGTATAGTTTTTCCCTGATGTTGAATCTTTGGGGTAGAGGTGCTGCTTGACCTGGTGCTAAGTGGCATATAACAGAAGGCTTTGGTTCAAATCCACTTTTATGCTAGACAATGATAATTTGTTACGACAATAAAACATCAGCCAACGGCTTTACTGATATTGTAATGATTTTTTAGGATCTTTTGATCTAGAATAGGAAAAATACAAGAAACTAAGGTCAGTTACCAAGGTCTAGTTGCTTGATTTCTTCCTTCAGTTCTTTTTGTATTTAGTTAGTGTATTTGGCGATATAAGAAACATGAGAAGGAACTGGGTATCTATCTGCTTTTGTTATACATGCAGCTGTGCAGAGAGGTATATAAACACCTGTGATTTTAGCTTGCACTTCTCATGTCAAATACATCAAATATTACAACTAGGATAGAGAAAACTTAAAAATGGTGAATGGAAATGTAATTCCCTTCCAAGGGGATGTGTCATAGGAGACTTTTGTAGCTTGAACTATAGGGGATTTTCTGTTCTTGTTAAGAAAAGCATCTATCTTATACTTTTTGCAGGTGCTGAGAACGGCTTTGAGCAATAGATTAGCAAAAGTTCAGGGATTTCTATTCCGTACTGTTTTTCTCCAGAATGTACCATCATTCTTCCGGCTAATCTCTGAAAATATTCTTTTGAGCTTTCTTCTGTCAACCATTCATTCTACTTCAAAGTACATAACCGGTAACCTAAGTCTGAGGTTCAGGAAACTACTGACGAAACTCATCCATGCACATTACTTTGAGGTAGTTGTCTGCTTTTGCTATTGGAGTAATCTATATATactatatttttctaatttctgtccTATGTTATGCTCATTTTTAATCTGGTTAGATCAGGTATCCTTTCATAATTCATGAACCATACTCTGTTATTCAAATTTTCTCCTGCATGTGAACTTATCTTCTTTGCACATCTTTATCAGTGGCAGGAGGAATACATGTTTGTTGTTTTGTATTTAGTTGTCTAATATTCTTCATATCTGAGTTGGTTTTTTCTAATGTGCATGGTACCTTTAACCAAAGCATTGTGGGACTAATGTCAAAATCTAGCCTAGGTTTCTGATAATTAACTTCAGAAtcatataaaattcttttttacTGGAAAAGTTCCTACTCAAGTTGTTGTAACATGGCTGACATCTGAAGGGGTAATGCCACTGAGTAAATTTCCTATGGGTGGCGAAAGTTCTACAACTTCTATTCTACAATCTAGAGATCAGATGCCTTTTTCCCATCTTTGAGGATGATGTTACTTTACTATTGTTTGTTCCCTTGTGCAGGAAGCACATATCTATTGGATTATATGCATGAtaagtttcttttttattttcttgttctaGTATGTTTTCTCTATtgttttaacatatataatttcagAACATGGCATATTACAAAATATCACACGTTGATGGACGGGTACGGAATCCTGAGCAACAAATTGCTAGTGACATACCAAGATTCTGTTCGGAGTTAAGTGAGCTTTTACTGGATGATTTGACAGCAGTTACTGACTGTCTTGTTTATACTTGGTCTCTTTGTTCTTATGCTGGCCCAAAATACTTTTTCTGGATATTGGTAATTCTTTATCTATACTCTTACATGATTTTCTGGCAAGGCTCTGCCACTTTGTCAGATTAACAAATTGGGTTGCTTTATAGGGATTTATTCTGGGAGCAGGAGCTGCCATAAAAAACTTCTCTCCTGCTTTTGGGAAACTAACGTCAAAAGAACAACAGTTGGAAGGAGAATACAGACAGCTTCATTCAAGGTTAAGGGTCCATGCAGAAAGTATAGCATTTTATGGTGGAGAAAGTAGAGAAGAGTCTTATATTCAACAGAAGTTTAAGACTCTTGTTAGGCACTTGAGGGTTGTACTTCATGACCATTGGTGGTTTGGCATGATTCAAGATTTCTTGTTGAAGTATCTTGCTGCTACTTTTGTTGTTGTCTTGATTATTGAGCCTTTCTTTGCTGGCCATCTTAGACCTGACTCTTCAATATTGGGACGGGCAGAGATGTTTAGCAATTTAAGATATCACATCGGTGTTGTAATTCCACTATTTTTGGCCCTGGGTACCCTTTCTATAAGTTCAAGACGGGTAAATCGTCTCAGGTATTTCTTTGTTGATTTCTGGCTCTGAGAGTTGTTAGTGATATAACTTTTGGAAGAAAAACATGTGGAGTAAAATTAGGCACTTTCTGAGAGATCTCCATTGAATTTTACCATGCACATCCATAATATTCATGATGAATATATTTCTCATTCTGTAATAGTTACTGATTAGTACAAGGAACGTGAGAGACAGATTTCTGGTTCATATAATAACTTCAGTTTAATTCTTATTGTTATTTCTTTTAATATCTTCCAGTGGTTATGCTGACCGTATTCATGAGCTAATGCTTATATCAAGAGAGCTAAGTGCTGATGATAAAAAAGCATCCCTGCAAAAAGCTGGAAGTATGAATTACTTAACTGAAGCTAACTTTGTTGAGTTTTCCCGTGTCAAGGTATTTGAGATGATATTTAACCATTTATGATTCTTAATATgcttttagcattttttttttctaatagcTATAATGCTATCAGGTTGTCACTCCAACCGGGAATGTTTTGGTGAAGGATCTCTCTCTGAGGGTTGAATCAGgatctaatcttttaattacaGGTTTTTTCCTCGAAAATATTGTAATTTACATTATTACCTTTAAGATGCCTTTTGCAATCATCGCCTCATCTTTTTTGACATGCTTCTATTTTACTTCATTCATTTATATTATTGTAGAGGAAGTGTAATGACTAATGTGCTTTTTATTGGAAACAAGAGTTATACACGTATGTGTGTGTTTTATACATGCACTCTTGGTTTATCAGTGTATATATGCTATCCTTCTTTATATTCATGTTCCCCAAATTTAAGTGACTGTTGTTTGAAAGGGTTTAAAGGATGTATTGTGACTTTTAGGCCAATAAAAATCTTTTGCTTTTTCTGTTCTGAAGGTCCAAATGGCAGTGGGAAGAGTTCCCTTTTTCGGGTTTTAGGTGGCCTTTGGCCACTGGTATCTGGCCATATTGTGAAACCTGGAGTTGGTTCTGATCTTAATAAAGAAATATTCTATGTGCCACAAAGACCATATACAGCTGTTGGAACCCTTCGCGACCAGTTAATCTATCCTCTTACAGCAGATCAGGAGGTTGAGCCTCTTACACATAGTGGAATGGTGGAGCTATTGAAAAATGTATTGGTTTCatctcataatatatatatttctatttctTAAAATTGTATTGGtgctttttatttcattttgagtTTTATTGGCTACTTTCAGAATAATTCTTCACTTTGTTGTCCATTCAGGTTGACCTTGAGTACCTATTGGATCGTTACCCACCTGAGAAAGAGGTTAACTGGGGAGATGAACTCTCTCTTGGGGAGCAACAGAAATTGGGAATGGCTAGACTGTTCTACCATAAGCCTAAATTTGCAATTCTTGATGAGTGCACAAGTGCTGTGACAACTGATATGGAGGAAAGGTTTTGTGCTAAAATTAGAGCCATGGGTACATCATGCATAACCATATCACATCGTCCAGCACTAGTGGCATTCCATGATGTGGTTTTGTCCTTGGATGGGGAAGGAGGATGGAAAGTTCATTACAAAAGGTACAGAACATAATTTTGTGGTGATCACATATCTTACCGATTTTTTGGGCGCGTAACTGAACTTCTATAGCACTTGCAGAGAGGACTCCTCGTTAGAAAGTGAAGGTGGGATGGATTTGACTAAACTTTCTGTGACAGACCGCCAAAATGATGCAATCACTGTTCAACGGGCATTCACTGCAGCTAAAAAGGTCTTAAAACTTAAGAAACTTTGTTTTCATGTGCTTTTGGTTTTGTTTGATTGGACCTGTTTTTCTCTCACTGCAAAATTTTGAGTGAATTTGTTTAGGAATTTGCATTCTCAAATCCAAAGACTCAACCATATGTATCAGAGCTCATAACAGCATCACCCTCTTTGAGTCATGATGTTAAGTTATCTGTGGTTCCTCAACTCCAGAGGACTCCAAGAGTACTGTCTTCAAGGGTAGCTGCCATGTTTAAAGTACTGGTATGAACGGAAactgcctttttttttttaattatttgcaGAAATTAATCTAATACACTTAAAGGATGATTTGCCTATCATGGATTAGTAATGATGGATTTGATCACCTTTTACTAAATGTTCTCAAATATGACTCTGTAACTGTAACATAGCTTATGCAAGTactgttatattttagttatctTCAATATTTGAATTCTAGTAAACCTGGTGCAAGAAATCCTTAATGTTAGGAATGAGCACATGTTGTTCTCATCCACTAACACAAGTTTATAAATTCCATCTACAACCTTAAATTCTTGTGTCTCAGGTACCTACCGTATTTGACAAACAAGGGGCTCAACTACTTGCCGTTGCTTTTCTTGTTGCCACAAGAACATGGTTATCAGATCAGATTGCGACATTAAATGGTATTAGAAATATATTATTCTATTTCTTATCCATTTTAAAATCTGAGAGATTGTTTTTACTTTTACTTAAATGCATCTATTCTCAGGAACTACTGTGAAGTATGTTTTGGAGCAGGATAAGGCAGGATTTATACGATTAATGAGTATAAGTGTCCTTCAAAGTGCCGCATCTGCTGTCATTGCTCCTTCCTTGaggtaattttttatattcattatGACCTATATGTGAAATACTTAAACAAAAAGAGGGATATACAGATAGAGAAAGATCTATAAGTTCAACTGTCTATTGAGTCAGTGCTAATATTAAcagtgttatttttttattatttgtaacagttaaattatttactttttgcCATAAACACTGTTCTGGTTCGTTAGtctttgtaaatagcctatttctTGGTTTACAGGCACTTGACAGCTACCCTGGCCCTTGGATGGAGGATTAGATTGACTCAACATttgctgaagaactacttaagaAATAATGCATTTTACCAGGTTTGATCAGCTCAGAAACAGTGATGCCTGAATACTTGGCAGGCATTGCACTGAGTTAACAGTTTTCACCACTATTACCTAGACTTCAGCAGTGCTAAATTCACATCAAATGCATCTTCTTGTAGGTCTTTCAAATGTCGAGCAAAAATATTGATGCAGATCAAAGAATTACTGATGATCTTGAAAAGTTAACAACTGATTTATCGGGGTTGGTTACCGGAATGGTAAAGCCATCTGTTGACATTTTGTGGTGAGTAAATTATCTTCATGTATTATAGTACCACTATTGTTTTGgtcaaatattttaattctagAATTATATGTTCCTTTATTCCTCCCTTATCTTTCTAAGAATTATTCTTAACAAtgctgaaaattttaaggttCACATGGAGAATGAAGCTATTAACAGGAAGAAGGGGCGTTAGCATTTTGTATGCATACATGTTGCTTGGTCTGGGTTTGCTAAGGACTGCTACTCCTGATTTTGGTGATTTGACAAGTCGAGAACAACAACTTGAGGGAACCTTTAGGTAATTCAATCTCGGTTTAGAATCCATGCTGGTAATACTAACTGCTAAGTAATAACAATGCTGCTGCAAATGGAAATACTTGCACCGAATATCTATAATACAAAACTGATGATAGAAACTGGTGTTTTAAATCGAGACTGCTCTGGTGGCCTGAACAGGAAGCTCAGGAACTGAGCTGGGTGGTACAACCCAAAAGTATAATCAGAAGAACCATAAAACTTGGTTACTAGCTTGAAAGTATTTATTTTCACCCACTTTTCATAAATATTACAGCCATACAATCAGGTTTTAGAACAAGTAATGACCCATGGAACTTCCTCTCTCTGAAAAAGAGGAGGAGAAAAAGTCAAAGGCTTTAAAAAGACATTGTTTTTGACAgaaatgaccaaaaaaaaagaaactctCTGCTACTGTCTCCTCAACGGTTTGGAGATATGTAATACAAAAAGACATGTTCCCATGGGTGCATGCGAGTACTTTTATGAATATCTTAATGTTGCTGCATACatcattttaataacttataCTATATGTTAATTAGGTTCATGCACGAAAGACTGCGGACTCATGCTGAGTCTATTGCTTTCTTTGGAGGCGGTGCTCGAGAAAAAGCTGTAAGATACTTGAATTTGTTGTTGTGTCCAATgtatttaaatacaaaaatgtTGTTTCTATCATTGTTGACGCATACAAAAATTTCCTTGAGGAAAAATAGACAGAAATAGGGAGTATATTTAACCTTTCTATGGGTTAGCAATTGGAAATTTAAATACATCCTTATATTTATATTGCACAACTATGGTTTAAGGTTTACATGCCTGGGCCGAACCCTACTGTAATGAACTCCTTTTTGTTATTTCCTATAAATTGCTGGTTTCGGATAAGCTTGAATTTTGCATCAAGATCTGTTTAAAATATCAATTCTTGATTAAACTATCTACAAGTTGCAGGTTCCATCTGTAATTAGAATAAGTTTGTACTAATGTTTTTCCAGTGGCAGATATTGTTTGATTATTGTGGACCTTCTCTATCGTTTTTCTATCATATAAAAGGAATGTTTTGCAGTGAAATGACAGCACTTCAGGCTTTTTCTCGTTTTGTAGTGGGGGACATGACTAAACGATTTGTTTTATGCATAGAATCCATCTATAGCTATTTTTGCATGGATCATGGTGCactattttttccctttttgcaTGGTTTGCTGCTGTGCATGCAGATATTACTAGAACTGTTTTCCCCATAATTTCCATGCCCTCTCCCCTAATTCTGTGCTTCTTGTACTAACAGATGGTCGAGTCAAGATTTAGGGATCTTCTTGATCACTCTTCATTACTTTTAAAGAAGAAATGGCAGTTCGGTATACTTGACGATTTTGTCACAAAACAATTTCCACATATAGTGACCTGGGGTTTGAGCTTATTATATACCTTAGATCACAAGGGGGACCGATCCTTAGTTTCTACTCAAAGTGAGATTCCGACTCGATTTTGTACTACTTTTTGTTTCTCTCCCTCCTCTCTctgaaatttcttcaattttgtTTAGTTGAGCTTGGACATGGAATACGATTCCTGGCATCTGTTGTGTCTCAAAGCTTTTTAGCCTTTGGTGACATCATGGAGTTGAATAGAAAGTTCCTGGAGCTATCCGGAAGCATCAACCGAGTTTTTGAGCTTGAAGAGCTTGTTGATGCTGTTCAGTCTGGTATATCTCCTTTTTTTCTGATATAGAAATTAGGGTCCTTGTTTGGTAATGGAATTTTTGCATTGATAAGTTGATGTGTCATCCAACCAGGGGACTTGAGGACTGATAAGGTGTTACAGTCTCATGGGAATGATCTCTATGCTGGAGATGTTATTTCTTTTTGCGATGTCGATATAGTTACTCCATCAGAGAAGCTGTTGGCTAGGCAGTTGACATGTGATGTAGTACCTGGAAAAAATCTGCTTGTTACTGGTCCGAACGGGAGCGGGAAAAGTTCCGTCTTCAGAGTACTTCGAGGTCTATGGCCCGTTATGAGTGGAAGGCTTTATAAACCATCACACCATTTGGACAAAGAGGATATTTCCGGTTGTGGCGTCTTCTATGTTCCTCAGAAACCATATACATGCTTGGGAACTTTAAGGGATCAAATCATATATCCGCTCTCTCATGAAGAAGCAGAGCTGAAGGAATTAAAGTTGTATGGAAAAGGTAAACTTACTTTGCACAAGTTGCATTGCTTTCCTTACCTTTTTTCTGTCATCTACCGACACAATTTTGGACTTAGTATGGGCATATAACCCTTCAAGTACCctcaaaatacatggaaaaacttgaaaaaagaGCGAACGTATTACCCGTGTTGGACATTAACTCGTATCTAAAAATCATACCAGAATCTGAAGAACATAGATGTACCTGAACTCTTCATTAAGAGTGACATACCAGTTTAGAAAGCATGGTAGAATTACTTATTAGATTTATGTATGTTGTTGGGAATTATGAACATACAAAATTTCAGGTAAAAGCTCAGCTGACACCACAAACATTCTCGATGCACGTCTGCAAAACATTCTCGAAAATGTTCGATTGAATTATCTTTTGGAAAGGGATGAAAGTGGTTGGGATGCTAATCTCAGTTGGGAAGACATCCTTTCACTTGGAGAACAGCAAAGATTAGGCATGGTAAGTTAAAACTAAACTTGTTGCACATTCAACAACATTTTTCACTATTTATACCAGACAGGAAATCTATTGTTTGATATCGAACTTTCTGTTTTATCAGGCACGGTTATTCTTCCACAAGCCTAAATTCGGTATCCTAGATGAGTGCACAAAGTACGTAAAAAATCCCTTTGTTTTCTGTTGAAAAGACACTGATCAGTTATCCAATTTACCTTTTCCTTTCGTTCATTGCAGTGCCACGAGCGTCGACGTTGAGGAACAACTTTATAGACTGGCCAAACATTTGGGCATAACTGTTATTACCTCATCACAGGCAAGTACTTTCATGCAACGGGCTAACGTCGAACATGGTTAACTCAGTGGATATTAAAGTACTTTGGGATGCTTGTCATGATTAACTGATACAACACTTTCAAATACAGACATGACAACAAAGTTAGCAACAAACTGTTGCATGTTTCAATTGTCATTTTCCCTATGCAGTAATATTATCTTGTTTTGCTATTGTATATTTTTTTCAGCGGCCTGCTCTAATACCATTCCATGCTTTGGAGTTGCGATTTGTCGATGGTGAGGGTAACTGGGAGCTTCGCTCGATCGAGCAGTGATTAACGTTCTGTTTGTGTGCTGTACGATGTTTTGAACAAGAACTGGGGGAAACTCGAACCCGAATTTGCAGTTTCATTGAATCGGTTAAGCGACTGGATAAATCTCTTTATCATGGTCAGAAGGAGGAGCAAGCCAAGGCCGGTGCCGGGTTCTGGTAATATCATAATTTTCCCCTGAAAATTATTTACTTTGTATTGTATACCACAGGCTGTCGTGTTGCTCAACGCATGAGGTTGAGACAAAAGGAGAAGCAAATTAGATCAAAGATTATTGAAAAAGCataaagaaaattttcatttaaaggtttttcatttttctacccctatctttttttaactttttttcccaTTTGTGGGGGTAAAATCCGTGGTCCTTCATGTTGTAATAATTTCTCCATTATTGTCattatttctataaaaaaatttcatgtggTTTAGTTGTTGCAGTGATCATCATCTTGATAGGAGATattgatgaaattgaaaaatgaaGATACTGAGTGAGAATTGATGAAACAGGATTAAAATAGTGGTCGAAATCCTTTTTTCGAaattgactttttattttaaaacgaaAATAGATTCtccactaattttttttaattagttatGATTGGATCACTTCAGAACTTAGTAATTTTAATAAATGTTAGTTTgttaaaacaatgattttcggtctacaaaattcaagaaatgggttcgggagttggttacgtatgaggaaggattaacaccctcataacgcccaaaattagtacctagttgattacttaatattTTGGCGTCGAATATTGAGAAtctaaagaaaatttaaaatgcgATTCATTTTTACATgatgttatttaattaaaatatcgcTAACTGAATTAAAACTTATGTAAAAGGTCTTTTTATCTTGAGGTAACCAAAACAAAAAGATCATGTCTCGCAAGTTAGGAAACAACATCtcgaataattatttaattattaattaaaccttatgtgtttttattttaaaaggatGTTCGATTATCTCGGTTCAATAGGAAACTcgtaccccgtaagttagggcaggATTTCTCGAATTCCCTAATTAAAGAACATCATCTTGGTTCTAATTATTTCTTATGCGTAGAGTCAAAACGAATATAATATTTAATGCGATGTACAATTAATTTATTTGGACGTTGTATGATTATGTGCAAGCGTAATAAAATACTTAGCAAAAATGGAATTACTACATAagtacaaataaaataatatgataaataaataataaaggaataaaataatAGTAGCAATGATAATGATAGTACAATATTAATAATACaactataatgataataataataacattgatcaatggtaataataataacaataataatcataataccatatttaataataaaataaacataataattcaaaataaaaataaaagctgcATAAATGAAAAGGATAAATGTGAATGACATAAAAGTatcagaaataataaaataaataataaaataatgataaaaaaatataaaaaaagtaggcaaaggactaaattgaaacctAAATGAAATTCaaagtataaattaaaaaaaataaagggttaAATCAAAACATGCGAAAGATGAAAGGGCTGAATGGGGAATTATCCCAACCCCATGTCATTCCCTTAAGTCAACAGTGGGTCAAAGGACCAGaatgtaagaaaataaaataaaagggtaaaaatgaaataagtaaaaagaaatataggatgaaattaaaaaagaaaaaaagcggAAGGGTCTAGAAAGAAATTTTCCCAGCCCTTCAAAAAATAGCGGATCCTGGGACTATTTGGGTCGGATCTTCGGGTTAgcatcaaaacgacgtcgttttgggactTCTGAAGCTAGGccaaaacgacgtagtttcattaaacctatataagttaaaaaaatattttaaaaaaaatattttaaaacttgtttagaaaaaaaacattcttcctttcttcttctctttttttttttctctcaagaCCCCTTCTCTTCAATCACGGGGTCGGTGAGTCTACGCCATGGCCACCAGTCATCAGTGTCGGTGACCGCCGCCGCCAGTGGccgaaaaattgaaaaagttcccCCCAAACTCCTTTTCTTGCGTAGATCGTGGATCTGGTGATAGATCCTCTGAAAACCCAGTCAAAGTTCTATTGAAGCTGAGAGACCTTTTGGTTTATCTTCTCTGATGTGGTCGTCAACGAACCCTAATGGATTCGAAGACCTTTCAGAGCGAAGGAAGGCCTCCCAGTGGCAATGAATGggtaagatttaaaattttattttattttcttatatttttcgaaataaaaagtaaaaaaaaaagatgaacaaactTAAGTTTTTTCTTAacttagtttttttctttttgtattcaatttttttcttcttttccaatCCCATTACAAACGTTTTTCTTTCGACTTTTATAACCGAAATGTA includes:
- the LOC107950463 gene encoding ABC transporter D family member 1 is translated as MPSLQLLQLTEHGQNLLASRRKTLLLGSGIVAAGGAVAYLQSRFSSKKPDSPGHYNGTRDKRENSDKVLKKNNNVKRTRKKKGGLNSLQVLVAFLLSKMGKVGARDLLALVGTVVLRTALSNRLAKVQGFLFRTVFLQNVPSFFRLISENILLSFLLSTIHSTSKYITGNLSLRFRKLLTKLIHAHYFENMAYYKISHVDGRVRNPEQQIASDIPRFCSELSELLLDDLTAVTDCLVYTWSLCSYAGPKYFFWILGFILGAGAAIKNFSPAFGKLTSKEQQLEGEYRQLHSRLRVHAESIAFYGGESREESYIQQKFKTLVRHLRVVLHDHWWFGMIQDFLLKYLAATFVVVLIIEPFFAGHLRPDSSILGRAEMFSNLRYHIGVVIPLFLALGTLSISSRRVNRLSGYADRIHELMLISRELSADDKKASLQKAGSMNYLTEANFVEFSRVKVVTPTGNVLVKDLSLRVESGSNLLITGPNGSGKSSLFRVLGGLWPLVSGHIVKPGVGSDLNKEIFYVPQRPYTAVGTLRDQLIYPLTADQEVEPLTHSGMVELLKNVDLEYLLDRYPPEKEVNWGDELSLGEQQKLGMARLFYHKPKFAILDECTSAVTTDMEERFCAKIRAMGTSCITISHRPALVAFHDVVLSLDGEGGWKVHYKREDSSLESEGGMDLTKLSVTDRQNDAITVQRAFTAAKKEFAFSNPKTQPYVSELITASPSLSHDVKLSVVPQLQRTPRVLSSRVAAMFKVLVPTVFDKQGAQLLAVAFLVATRTWLSDQIATLNGTTVKYVLEQDKAGFIRLMSISVLQSAASAVIAPSLRHLTATLALGWRIRLTQHLLKNYLRNNAFYQVFQMSSKNIDADQRITDDLEKLTTDLSGLVTGMVKPSVDILWFTWRMKLLTGRRGVSILYAYMLLGLGLLRTATPDFGDLTSREQQLEGTFRFMHERLRTHAESIAFFGGGAREKAMVESRFRDLLDHSSLLLKKKWQFGILDDFVTKQFPHIVTWGLSLLYTLDHKGDRSLVSTQIELGHGIRFLASVVSQSFLAFGDIMELNRKFLELSGSINRVFELEELVDAVQSGDLRTDKVLQSHGNDLYAGDVISFCDVDIVTPSEKLLARQLTCDVVPGKNLLVTGPNGSGKSSVFRVLRGLWPVMSGRLYKPSHHLDKEDISGCGVFYVPQKPYTCLGTLRDQIIYPLSHEEAELKELKLYGKGKSSADTTNILDARLQNILENVRLNYLLERDESGWDANLSWEDILSLGEQQRLGMARLFFHKPKFGILDECTNATSVDVEEQLYRLAKHLGITVITSSQRPALIPFHALELRFVDGEGNWELRSIEQ